Genomic DNA from Mycobacteriales bacterium:
GGCGCGTCCGGGCGGGTGCCGGCGCGTGCGGGGCGGATGCCGGCGCGTCCAAGCCCGGCTCGGGTCAGATGCGGGGCGTGCAGGCGGTCCAGACGACGTCGGGTTCGCCGCGGGCGACCGGGATCTCGATCAGGGCGACCGACGCGTACCGGGCGTGGAGGCGGGCCTCGAACGCGAGGGCCCGGTTCGCGCTCCAGACCGCGAGCGTGCCGCCCGGCGCGAGCCGGCGGTCCACTGCGGACAGTCCGGGTTCGTCATAGAGGGCCGCGTTGTCCACTGTGACCGTCCACTCCGGACCGTTGTCCACGTCCAGGCAGATCGCATCGTACGTCCCGGGCGCGTGCAGCGCGTCCGCCAGGTCGGCCACGACGAGGGTGACCCGCGGGTCGTCCAGGGCCGCGGCGGTGCCGAGGTGCTCGCGGTTCCAGCGCACCACGGCCGGCTCGATCTCGACCACGGTGACCGCAGCCGGGTCGAGCGTGAGCGCCTCGGCCAGCGAGAAGCCGACGCCGAGCCCACCGATGAGGATCCGCGCGCCCGGCCCGCGGACGGCGGCCCGGACCAGCTCCCGCTCCGACCGCCCGTCCCGCGTGTCCATCAGGAACATCCCGTTGCTGACGATCTCGTGATGCTCGCCGTCGCGCCGCAGCACCAGCTCCCCGCGCGGCGTCTCCAGCCGCTCGACCGTGACGGACACCACGCGGCGAGGGTAGGCCAGCCGTGTCACGCTTTCTGCAGAGCCCGGGGACCTGCGACGGAGCAGGCCTCGAGGAGGGATGGGCACGATGACGGAACCAACCCTGTACGGCGGCCCGGCCGGCAAGCGGGTCCGCACCCACCACCTGGCCGACGCCAAGCGTCGCGGCGAGAAGTGGCCCATGCTCACCGCGTACGAGCAGTACGCGGCGGAGATCTTCGACCGGGCCGGCGTCCCGGTGCTGCTGGTGGGCGATTCCGCGGCCAACAACGTCTACGGCTACGAGTCGACGCTGCGGGTCAGCGTCGACGAGCTGATCCCGCTGGCCAAGGCGGTCGTCCGGGCCACCACGCGGGCGCTGATCGTCGCCGACCTGCCCTTCGGCTCGTACGAGTCGAGCCCGGAGAAGGCGGTCGACACGGCGGTCCGGTTCATGAAGGAGACCGGCGCGCACGCGGTGAAGCTGGAGGGCGGCGCCGCGGTGGCCAGGCACGTGGCCGCGATCGTCGGCGCCGGCGTCCCGGTGATGGCGCACATCGGCTTCACCCCGCAGAAGGAGCACGCGCTCGGCGGCTACCGGGTGCAGGGCCGCGGGGCCGCGGGGGACGAGGTCTTCCACGACGCGGTCGCGCTGCAGGCGGCCGGGGCGTTCGCGGTGGTGCTGGAGATGGTGCCGGCCGACACCGCGAAGCGGGTCACCGGCGAGCTCACGATCCCGACCGTCGGCATCGGCGCCGGTCCGGACTGCGACGCCCAGGTGCTGGTCTGGCAGGACATGGCCGGCCTGCGGGAGGGCCCACTGCCGCGGTTCGTGAAGAAGTACGCCGACCTGCGCGGGGTGCTGCAGGGCGCGGTCGCCGAGTTCGCCGAGGACGTCCGCACCGGCGGCTACCCGGGGCCGGAGCACTCGTACAGCTAGGGAACGACGTGCAGGACCGCGCGGCGCGGAGAGGTCTCCGCGCCGCCGGTCAGCACGGCCGGCACCAGTCCGAACAGGTGCCGGCTCAGCTCGTCCGCGGACAGGCCGAGGTGCGCGGTCAGCTCGCCGACCCCGCCGCGGTCGCGCAGCCCGGCCAGCACCTTGGTCAGCACCTGGGACACCTCCGGCGCCGCCCCGCCGGGCTCGGCCGTGCGGTAGCCGTCGCGGGCCAGCGCCACGCAGGTGGTGCGGTAGTTCCAGTCCGAGAGCAGGTGCAGCTCGTGCAGGCGGTGGGTCAGCGCCATCGCCGAGACGACCCAGGGCCGCTTGGCCACCAGGATCGCCTCGACCGTCGCCTCCCGCAGCCCCTGCGCGAGCACGGCCCGCCGCGGCATCAGGAACGCGGCCGCGAACCGGTTCGCCTCCGCCTCCCGGTCCCGGCCGTGCACCCGGGCCGCGCCAGAGTGCAGCAGCAGGTGGCCGAGCTCGTGCGCGGCGTCGAAGCGCTGCCGTTCCGCGGACCGGTCGGTATTGAGGAAAACGAACGGCCGGTCGTCCCGGATGAGCGAGAACGCGTCGACCTCCCGGCAGTCGTCGGCGAGGGAGAAGACGCGGACTCCGTGCGCCTCCAGCAGGTGCACGGCGCTGGGCAGCGGCCGCTCCCCCAGCCCCCAGCGCCGCCGGACGATCTCCGCCGCGGTCTCCGGCTCGTGCTTCTCCAGCGTGGGCAGGTCCGGCGCCGGCAGCGTGAACCGGCGCTCGACCCAGTCGGCGATCTCGATCGCGATCCGGCCGGCCGCGAGCGCGGCGTCCCGGCGGCCGGCCGTGGTCCGGCTGAGCTTGCGGAAGCTCACCACGTCCGGGTCGAGGAGGTCGACGTCGTCGCCGGCCAGGAAGGCCGCGTCGACGTCGAGCGCCGCGGCCAGCCGGGCGACGGTCGCGGGCGGCGGCGAGTGGTGCGCGTTCTCGTACGCGGACAGGGTCCGCAGCGGCACGCCCGACCTGCGGGCCAGCGCGGTCAGCGTGAGCGCCCGCCGGTGCCGTGCCAGCCGCAGCCGGGACGGGGTCAGCACCGGCTCAGCCCTTGAACTCGACCGGCACGTCCAGGTCGCCGGGTGGGTCGTCCGGGTCGGCCTCCGGCGCCAGCAGCAACGGCGGCAGCGGGATCCGCTCGGCCCAGGAGTCGACGACACCCTCGCGCATGCCGTTGGGCACCGACAGCTCCAGGTCGGCGCGGCCGGGCTCGACCTTGACCAGCAGCACCCAGCACAGCCGGCGGCTGGCCGGGCCGGGCTCCGGGCGCAGGCCGAGCGGGAACTCCTCCTGCACGAAGCCGAGGTTCTCGGTCACCGCCTCCCGCATCAGCGGGCCCTTGGGGTGAGCCGTCCGGACCTCGCCGCGGGGGTCGCCGACCGCTCCCGCCCCGGTGGAGACGATCACCGCGGTCCGGCCGTCCGGGGAGACCGTGCGCTCCTGGCCGCCGGCCCAGTCCGCGCTCCAGCCCCGCTCGTCGGTCAGCAGCCGGAACTCCTCGACCGTGTGCGAGACCAGGTCGGTCCCCTGGGCGTTGCGCGGCGCGAGGTCGGTCCGGGTGGCGCGGGCGGCGATCCCGGCCCGGACCGCGCGGTGCAGCGTCTCCACGTCCAGGCCCAGCTCCGCGAGCCGGTCCGGTTCTCCCAGCTCGAGCTGCAGCGCGGACGTCATGCCGGAAATCCTCCCTCCGATGAGGGGCCGGATCGTGCCGGACACGCCGGGTACGGTCAGCCGGTGACGGGACGAGCGGTGCTGGTGACGGGTGCCTCGCGGGGCGTGGGCCGGGCGGTGGCGATCGCGTTCGCGGCCGCCGGGGACCGGGTGGCGGTGCACCACCGGGACTCGGCCGGGCTGGCCGTGGAGACGGTCGGGATGCTGGCCGGGGACGGGCACGTGGTCGTGGCCGGCGACCTGGCCGACCCCGCGGCGGTGTCCGCGTTCGTCGGCGACGCGGCCACCGGCCTGGGCGGGCTGGACGTGCTGGTGAACAACGCGGCCTCGATCGTGCCGCACCCGCCGGGCGAGGTGACGTACGAGCAGTGGCAGCAGGCCTGGACCCGGACCGTCGGCGTCAACCTGCTCGGAACGGCCAACGTCACGTTCTGCGCGCTGCCGTTCCTGCGCCGCTCCGCCGGCGCCCGGATCGTGAACGTGTCCTCCCGGGGCGCGTTCCGGGGCGAGCCGGAGCAGCCGGCGTACGGGGCCTCGAAGGCGGGGCTGAACGCGCTCGGGCAGTCGCTGGCACTCGCGCTGGCCGGAGACGGGATCGCGGTCTCGACGGTCGCGCCCGGGTTCGTGGAGACGGACATGGGCAACGAGTGGCTGAAGTCGCCGCGCGGGCCGGAGCTCCGGGCGCAGTCGCCGTTCGACCGGGTGGCGCGGCCGGACGAGGTCGCGGCGGCGGTGCTCTACCTGGCCTCGGCCGAGGCGGAGTGGGCCTCCGGCGCCATCCTCGACCTCAACGGCGCCTCCTACCTCCGGACCTAGGTCGCGTTGCAGTGTCTAGGTGTGTCTTCGCCTCCGCCTTGCGCTCTGGCGAAGCGACTGCTTCTAAGTTGGGCGGATGGCCGTTCACATCACCGCACGGGCGTTCCATTCTGAGGGCTTGTCACAGTGGCGCGTCTGCGACGGTGGTGCCAGCGCCTGGTTCGGCGCTCCCGACCTCGCGACCGGACTGACGTTCGCACTCTCCGTCGCGGCCCTCCCCGAGTGCGTGGATCACCCGCCCGATCTCGACGCGCGCAGCACCGGCGTCATGGTGCGCCTGAATACGTTCGGGCCGAGACCGGGCGGGCTCAGCACTCTCGACGTGGCGGCGGCCCGGGCCATCTCCGAGGTGGCGGGCGAGCGCGGCCTCGTCGCCGACCCGTCCCGGATCGGGAACATGGTCCTCAACATCGGGTCGACGGCCCCGGCCGCGATCGTGCCGTTCTGGCGCGCCGTGCTCGGGCTGGACGAGGTCGACGGCGAGCTCAACGACCCGCTGGCCCGGCAGCCTGTGGTGTGCTTCCAGCACCTGGAGACGTCCCGTCCCGGGCACGGCCGGATCCACGTCGACGTCTGGGTGCCGCACGACCAGGCCGAGGCCCGCGTCGTGGCCGCCCTGGCCGCCGGCGGACGGCTGGTCAGCGACGAGCCGGCACCGTCCTGGTGGATCCTGGCCGATCCGGACGGCAACGAAGCCTGCGTTGCGACGTGGATTGGTACTGACGGTCAGGGTTACCCGGAGTGACTCAAGGCGTTGGCCGCAGCGGGTCTGGGCGGTCGAGGGCAGCAACGGCATCGGCCGGCACGTCGCGCAGCGACTGGTCGCCGACGGCGACCGGTATCCACGGTTGACGGCGCGCGGCAGCATCGGCTCGACTGCACCACGGGGGTTCCGACCGCGGCCAATCGAGGAGAGTGCATGTCCGCCATGACCGACGTCCGCGCGTTCCGGGTCGAGATCCCGGAGGAGAAGCTCACCGAGCTGCGCCGCCGCATCGACGCGACGCGCTGGCCGACCAAGGAGCCGGTGTCGGACCGTTCCCAGGGCGTACAGCTGGCGACGATGCAGGCGCTGGTTCGGTACTGGGTGGGCGACTATGACTGGCGCCGGTGCGAGGCGAAGCTGAACGCGCTGCCGCAGTTCAAGACCGAGATCGACGGCGGGGACGTCCACTTCATCCACGTGAAGTCCCCACACCCGAATGCGCTGCCGCTGATCATGACGCACGGCTGGCCCGGCTCGGTCGTCGAGATGGTCGACTCCGTCGGCCCCCTCACCGATCCGCCCGCGCACGGCGGACGCGCCGAGGACGCGTTCGACCTCGTGCTGCCGTCCGTGCCCGGCTACGGCTTCTCGGCCGAGCCGACCGAGACCGGGTGGGACCTCGGACGCATCGGGCGCGCGTGGGCCGAGCTGATGCGCCGCCTCGGCTACACCCGGTACGTCGCCCAGGGCGGCGACGTGGGCGCCGGCGTCACCGACGCAATGGGTCGCCAGGCCCCTGAAGGGCTGGTCGGTATCCACACCAACCTGCTCGCGCCCGCGCTGGGCGCGCCACAGTCGACGGACACCGACGAGGAGCGCGCGGCGGCCGGCCAGCTCGCCGAGTTCAACGCGACCGGCAACGGCTACTTCGTGGAGCAGGCGACCCGGCCGCAGACGATCGGCTACGCGCTGCTGGACTCACCCGTCGCCCTGGCCGCCTGGATGATCGACCACGACACCGACGCCTACTACAAGATCGCCGGTGCGTTCGTCGACGGGAAGCCCAGCGGCAACCTCACCCGGGATCACATCCTCGACAACGTCACGCTCTACTGGCTGACCGGGACGGGCGCCTCGGCGGCGCGATCGTACTGGGACAGCTACGGCGTGGCCGACGCCGAGACCGCGGCGGCCCTGGCGGCCAAACCGGTCACGGTGCCGGCCGGCTACACCACGTTCCCCGGCGAGCTGTTCCGGGCTCCGCGCAGCTGGGTCGAGCACAGCTATCCCACCCTGACGTACTTCCACGAAGCCGAGCGGGGCGGTCACTTCGCCGCCTGGGAGGAGCCGGAGCTGTTCGCCACCGAGCTCCGAGCGGCGTTCGGGTCACTGCGCTAGACCGAATTCGGTGGCTGTGCGCCCGCTCGCGGGCGCGAGCCGAACGCCGCGTTGGAGCGGTTCCTGCCGCGCTGACGGTTGCGGCCGCCGAGGAACGGCGGCCAGGGCGTCCGCGGCGGTGGCCGGGGAAGGGCTCCGGGCGGTGACGCACCAGCAAGGCGTGCTGGACAGCGTCGTCCGCACCCGGGCAACCACCTTGACTGCCTGGGACTCCTCATCGGCGACGGGCCGGCCAGCCACGGACGACGCGCCGGCAGCCGCCTTACCAGCAGTCGACACCCCGACCGCCAAGCGGCCATCCGGAATCTGGCCCGAAGGAGGATGCACGCACCTCGGCAGAGGCGGTCGTTGCGTCCGGACGGTTGGGAGACACGACCTGGCCGCCGGCCGTCAGCGGCCGGTCGACTCGTCGGGGACGGTGACGGTCGCGGGGGTGTGCGCGCCGAAGATCGTGGCGACGACGTCGCTGGTGGCGTGGACCCCGGGGGCCTCGCCCGTGCCCGGCGGGAGGTCGTCCATGACCGCGACGACGTACCGCTCCCCCGGGCCGGCGAAGCCGACCGAGCTGGTGCACCAGTGCTGGACGCCGCCGTCGTACTCGATCGACCAGCCGTCCTTGGCGCCGGCCTGCTGGGCCGCGCCGGCCGCCCAGACGCCCCAGTGCTGGATCGGGCCGGTCGTCCGCATCGCGTTCACCAGGTAGGCCCGGTCGGCCGCGTTCGTCCTCGTCAGCACGTACGTCATGAGCGCGCGCAGGTCGCGGGTGGACAGCTTGATGAAGCCCCAGCGCTGCGGGAAGCCGGGGACGAACGTCGCGCCGGTCATGCCGTACCGGTCGCGGAAGCGGGGCAGCAGGGACGCGCCGCCGTACCGGTCCCAGAGGGCGTCGGCGGCGTCGTCGTCGGAGACGGCGAGCATCGCGGCCAGGTCCTGGCGGGCCTTCGCGTCCAGGGTGATCTCGCCGGCGCGCTGCCGCTCCAGCAGGCTCGCCGCGATGGCGAGCTTCGGGGTCGAGCTGGCCCACATGAGGTGGCTCGCGGTGCCGGCCTCCCAGACCGCACCGGTCCGCCGGTCCAGCACGGTGACGCCGAGCTTGCCCGGCTCGGTCGCGACCAGCTTCGCCGCGGCGTCGAGCCGGTGCTGGACCGTGCAACCCCAGACTCCGCAGGACGGGGTCGGCTCCGGGGTGGTCGTCGCCGGGGCCGGGGTGGTCGGCCGGGTGGCGGCCGGCGCGACCGTTCCCGCGGTCGCGATCGCCGACGGCACCGCGGACGGAGCGGCAACGGGAGTGTCCCGCCGGCTCAGCGCGACCGCGACCCCGGCGCCGAGCACCAGGACCAGCGCCACCGCGAGCGCCGCCAGCAGCGGGCCGCGGGACCGGCGCGACCGGCCGGGACTGGCGTGCACGGCTGCTCCCCTCGGTCGATCGGCGGCCGAGGCTACCCGCTCGTGCGCAGGACCTCGGCCAGCTGGCGTTCGAGCAGGTCCCGGGCCGCCAGCAGGGACGGCCCGTACCAGGTCAGGTGCCGGCCGCTGACCAGCGCGACGTCCAGGCCGGGGAACTCCTCGGGCCCGTCGGCGGCGCTGAACGCATACGGCTCGTCGGGCAGCACGACCAGGTCCGCGCCGGAGCCGCGGATGTCCTCGGCCGTCACCCGCGGGTAGCGCTCCTCGGCCCACTCGTACGCGTTGGCCACCCCGAGGTGCCGCAGCACGTCCCCGGCGAACGTCCGCGGCCCGAGCACCATCCAGGGCCGCCGCCAGATCGGCACCGCGGCGGTCCGGACCGGGGCCGAGCCGTCGTACGTCGAGGACCAGGCCCGGCGGGCCTCCTCGAGCCACGGGACGTCGGCCACACCGCAGGCGGCCAGCATCCGCCGCAGGCTGGTGAACGCCTGGGCCAGCGTGGCCGGGGCGGTCACCCAGACCGGGATCCCGTCCGCCCGCAGCGCCTCGATGTCGTCCCGCTGGTTCTCCTCGGCGTTGGCCAGGACGAGGTCCGGCTTCAGCGCCCTGACTGCCTCCACCGAGGGGTACTTCGAGCCGCCGACCCGGGCGACGTCCAGCCCGGCCGGGTGGGTGCAGTAGTCGGTCGCGCCGACGAGCAGGCCGGGCACGCTCGCCGCGACCGACTCGGTCAGCGACGGCACCAGCGAGACGACCCGGCGCACCGGGCCGAGCACGACCGGCGCTCCGAGATCGTCCTCAGACATCGGTGACGCGGACGCCCGAGTGCGCCTTGTAGCGCCGGTTGATCGCGATCAGGTTGGCCGTGAACGCCTCGATCTGGTGCGCGTTGCGCAGCCGCCCGCCGTAGATCCCGCGCACGCCCGGGATCAGCTCGGCCAGCGCCTGCACGGTGTCGGTCGCCTCCCGGTCCTCGCCCTCCCCCAGGACGAGCACGTCCAGCTCGACCTGCGGCACCGCCAGGTCGTTCAGCAGCGGCGCGCTGACGTGGTGGAAGGCGGCGGTGACCCGGCTGTTCGGCAGCAGCGCGGCGGCCTGCTGGGCGGCCGAACCCTCGTCCACGTGCAGCGGGAACGCGCCCTGCTTGTCGAAGCCGAGCGGGTTGACCGCGTCGACGACGATCTTGCCGGCCAGCACGGCGGCCAGCCCGCGCAGCAGCTCGGCGTGCCCCTCGTACGGCACGGCCACGACGAGGACGTCCGCCTGCCGGGCGACCTCGGCGTTGTCCGAGCCGGTCACGTCCGCGTGCGGCACGTCGGCCAGGATCTCCTGGGCGATCCGGGCGCCCTTGGCGGCGTCCCGGGAGCCGACCACGACGGCCACACCGGCCGCGGCGAACCGCCGGGCCAGGCCGGCGCCGAGCGGACCGGTCCCGCCGAGCACGCCGATGGTGAGCTCCTTGACGTCCGGCACGGCGACTCCCTCACGATCGGTGATCAGCCGAACCTACGCGACGGGCGCCCGCCCGAACCGCACCAGCCTCTTGTCCGGGTCGGCCACCTCCAGCCGGGCGGTGATCGACTCCCCGACCGGCAGGTCGGCACCGCTGCAGGTGGCCCGTACGGCCGGCTCGGCCAGCACGATCGTGCCCTTGTCCCTGCCCGCGTCCAGGACCACGGCCGGGAAGTCGCGACCCTCCTGCCCGGCCAGCAGCCAGGCCTCGGTGGCGTCGACCACGGCCCGCTCCAGCGCGCCGGCCTGCCGGTTGCTCGCCGCCATCAGCGCGTTCAGCTCCGGCAGGGCCGCACGGGCCCAGTCCGGCACCGGTGTCCCGGCCGCCAGCGCCAGGCAGACCTCGCTGCCGAACCGGTCGACCAGCCGCCGGATCGGCGCGGTGACGTGCGCGTACGGCATACCGACGGCGTGGTGCAGCGGGTCGGCCGGCGGCGTCCCCTCGAACGGCGTGTACGCGGCCCCGCGCAGCAGCACCGACGCGTGCTCCAGGAACGCGGCCTGACCGGGGGTGGCGCCGTCCAGCGCGGAGATCACGTCCCCGGGCTCGGCCCCGGCCGGCCACGGCACCCCGAGCGCCGGCGCGAGCTTCCGCAGCGCCGCGACGTCCTCCGGCCGCGGCGCCGGCAGCGTGCGCAGCAGCCCGAGCCCGCCGTCGAGCATGATCGTCGCCGCGCAGGCGCCGGTGAGCAGCGAGACCTGCGCGTTCCAGCGCTCGACCGGCAGCTCGCGGCGGAACTCCGAGGTCCAGCCGCCGCTGGGCGCCGGGACGATCTCCTGCTCCGGCACCTCCAGCTCGGTCGCGTGCCGGGCCCGGGCCAGCGCCAGGCGGAGCTCGCCGACCTGCTGCAGCAGCGCCAGCGGTTCGGGCGGGGTGCCGGCGTCGACCGCGGCCTGCAGGCCCGCGTACTCCAGCTGGGCCCGGCTGCGCACCCGCGCCCGCCGGACGTCCACCGCGGCGACCTCGCCGTCCGGGGAGAGGTCGATCCGCCAGAGCACGGCCGGGCGGATCTGGTCCGGCAGCAGGCTGGCGGCACCCTCGCCGAGGACCGGCGGGTGCAGCGGCGTGCGCAGGTCCGGGCTGTAGAGGGTCTGGCCGCGCGTGCGGGCCTCGAGGTCGACCGCGCCGCCGGGCCGGACGAACGCGGCCACGTCGGCGATCGCGTAGCTGACCCGGAACCCGCCGCCCGCACGGGCCGCGATGTGCACGGCCTGGTCCAGGTCGCGGCTGCCGGGCGGGTCGACCGTGACGAACGGGACGTCGGTCGCGTCGAGCGCCGGCAACGCCGGCTGCGCCGCGGCCGCTTCGGCCAGCACGTCGGCCGGGAACCCGGCCGGCACCTCCAGCTCGGCCCGGACGGCATCGAAGCTCAGCGGCGCCCGGACGGTCAGCCGGCGGGTCGGCACGGTCGCATCCCCCTCACTGGGTCGTGAACCACCCCAGGAACTGCCGGGCGACCTCGGGGTCGCCGGTGACGACGAGGCTGTCCACCGGGCGCCGACCGTACAGCGCGAGGATCAGGTCGCTCGCGCTGCCGCCCAGCACCGCGTTGCCGGTCGCCGGTCCCGGCTCCAGCGTCCCGCCGGCCGGGACGAGGACGACCCGCCGGTCGTCCGCGGGCGCGTCGGTGGCGGTCAGGCCGACGGCGGCCGCCGGATGCGGCCACGTCCCGTTGGTCGGCACCTCGACGGAGAGGAACTCGTCCACCCCGTCGGCGGCGATCTCGGCCGGCAGCGGGCCGGACCGGCCGATCGTGTCCTCGGCGTCCCAGGCGTGCACGCCGGCCTCCTGGAGCTGGTGCCGGGCGACCCGGGCCGCGGTCGTCGGGCCCCACCAGGACCAGACCGGGCGGTCCGGGCCGGCGTCCCGCAACGCGTCCAGCAACGCGCCGGTGGAGCGCTCGGACCAGTCGAGCAGGTCACCGGTCGGCTCCCGCTCGGGCACGTCGTCGTCCTCGGGCGCGATCTCCGGCTTCCCGGCCACCACCGCGACGGCCCAGAACCGCTGCACCTCGCCGAGGTGCGCGATCAGGTCGCGACCGGTCCAGTCGGGGCAGGACGGGACGCGCTCGGCGAGCGCGGCGGCCAGCGCGGAGCGGAGCGCGGCGCTGCGACCCTCGATCAGCTCCAGCATGCGGTCGTACGGGATCTCGGTCATGGCGCCGTTGTAGCGGAGGGCTACGACAGTTCCGGGCCGGCTGGCATGCTGGGCCGGTGGCACCCGAGGACCTCGCCCACCTGCGCCGCGCCCGCGACGCGATGGACCGCGACTTCGCCCGGCCCCTGGACGTCGACGCGCTGGCCCGGGTCGCGCTGATGTCGCCGGCGCACTTCTCCCGCCAGTTCCACAAGGCGTACGGGGAGAGTCCCTACAGCTACCTGATGACCCGGCGGATCGAGCGGGCGAAGGCGCTGCTGCGGCGCGGCGACCTGTCCGTGACCGACGTCTGCATGATGGTCGGCTGTACGTCGCTGGGTTCCTTCAGCGCCCGCTTCACCGAGCTGGTCGGCGAGACCCCGAGTGCGTACCGGGCCCGGGACCACCAGGCGCTGGCCCGGGTGCCGGCCTGCTTCACCAAGCGGATGTCGCGGCCCAGCCGGCACTGAAGCGGTTTTCGAGAAGCGACCACCCGGCGGCCCGCGGCAGGCTCTGCGGCATGAACCTCACCGTGAACCACTGCTTCCTGACCGTCCACGACCAGGACGCCGCGCTGGCCTTCTACACCGGCGTGCTCGGCCTGGAGAAGCGCAACGACGTGTCCTTCGACGGCATGCGCTGGCTGACCGTCGGCGCGCCGGAGCAGGCCGGGCTGGAGATCGGCCTGCTCCTGCCGGGCGCGCCGTTCAGCCCGCCGGAGGACGTGCAGGCGGCGATCGAGCTGGTCGCGAAAGGCCTCACGCCCGGGCTGATCTTCGCGACCGACGACTGCGACGCGGCGTTCGAGG
This window encodes:
- the panB gene encoding 3-methyl-2-oxobutanoate hydroxymethyltransferase, translating into MTEPTLYGGPAGKRVRTHHLADAKRRGEKWPMLTAYEQYAAEIFDRAGVPVLLVGDSAANNVYGYESTLRVSVDELIPLAKAVVRATTRALIVADLPFGSYESSPEKAVDTAVRFMKETGAHAVKLEGGAAVARHVAAIVGAGVPVMAHIGFTPQKEHALGGYRVQGRGAAGDEVFHDAVALQAAGAFAVVLEMVPADTAKRVTGELTIPTVGIGAGPDCDAQVLVWQDMAGLREGPLPRFVKKYADLRGVLQGAVAEFAEDVRTGGYPGPEHSYS
- a CDS encoding ImmA/IrrE family metallo-endopeptidase, which translates into the protein MLTPSRLRLARHRRALTLTALARRSGVPLRTLSAYENAHHSPPPATVARLAAALDVDAAFLAGDDVDLLDPDVVSFRKLSRTTAGRRDAALAAGRIAIEIADWVERRFTLPAPDLPTLEKHEPETAAEIVRRRWGLGERPLPSAVHLLEAHGVRVFSLADDCREVDAFSLIRDDRPFVFLNTDRSAERQRFDAAHELGHLLLHSGAARVHGRDREAEANRFAAAFLMPRRAVLAQGLREATVEAILVAKRPWVVSAMALTHRLHELHLLSDWNYRTTCVALARDGYRTAEPGGAAPEVSQVLTKVLAGLRDRGGVGELTAHLGLSADELSRHLFGLVPAVLTGGAETSPRRAVLHVVP
- a CDS encoding SDR family oxidoreductase is translated as MTGRAVLVTGASRGVGRAVAIAFAAAGDRVAVHHRDSAGLAVETVGMLAGDGHVVVAGDLADPAAVSAFVGDAATGLGGLDVLVNNAASIVPHPPGEVTYEQWQQAWTRTVGVNLLGTANVTFCALPFLRRSAGARIVNVSSRGAFRGEPEQPAYGASKAGLNALGQSLALALAGDGIAVSTVAPGFVETDMGNEWLKSPRGPELRAQSPFDRVARPDEVAAAVLYLASAEAEWASGAILDLNGASYLRT
- a CDS encoding VOC family protein, which encodes MSQWRVCDGGASAWFGAPDLATGLTFALSVAALPECVDHPPDLDARSTGVMVRLNTFGPRPGGLSTLDVAAARAISEVAGERGLVADPSRIGNMVLNIGSTAPAAIVPFWRAVLGLDEVDGELNDPLARQPVVCFQHLETSRPGHGRIHVDVWVPHDQAEARVVAALAAGGRLVSDEPAPSWWILADPDGNEACVATWIGTDGQGYPE
- a CDS encoding epoxide hydrolase, giving the protein MSAMTDVRAFRVEIPEEKLTELRRRIDATRWPTKEPVSDRSQGVQLATMQALVRYWVGDYDWRRCEAKLNALPQFKTEIDGGDVHFIHVKSPHPNALPLIMTHGWPGSVVEMVDSVGPLTDPPAHGGRAEDAFDLVLPSVPGYGFSAEPTETGWDLGRIGRAWAELMRRLGYTRYVAQGGDVGAGVTDAMGRQAPEGLVGIHTNLLAPALGAPQSTDTDEERAAAGQLAEFNATGNGYFVEQATRPQTIGYALLDSPVALAAWMIDHDTDAYYKIAGAFVDGKPSGNLTRDHILDNVTLYWLTGTGASAARSYWDSYGVADAETAAALAAKPVTVPAGYTTFPGELFRAPRSWVEHSYPTLTYFHEAERGGHFAAWEEPELFATELRAAFGSLR
- a CDS encoding tat pathway signal sequence, which translates into the protein MHASPGRSRRSRGPLLAALAVALVLVLGAGVAVALSRRDTPVAAPSAVPSAIATAGTVAPAATRPTTPAPATTTPEPTPSCGVWGCTVQHRLDAAAKLVATEPGKLGVTVLDRRTGAVWEAGTASHLMWASSTPKLAIAASLLERQRAGEITLDAKARQDLAAMLAVSDDDAADALWDRYGGASLLPRFRDRYGMTGATFVPGFPQRWGFIKLSTRDLRALMTYVLTRTNAADRAYLVNAMRTTGPIQHWGVWAAGAAQQAGAKDGWSIEYDGGVQHWCTSSVGFAGPGERYVVAVMDDLPPGTGEAPGVHATSDVVATIFGAHTPATVTVPDESTGR
- a CDS encoding helical backbone metal receptor translates to MSEDDLGAPVVLGPVRRVVSLVPSLTESVAASVPGLLVGATDYCTHPAGLDVARVGGSKYPSVEAVRALKPDLVLANAEENQRDDIEALRADGIPVWVTAPATLAQAFTSLRRMLAACGVADVPWLEEARRAWSSTYDGSAPVRTAAVPIWRRPWMVLGPRTFAGDVLRHLGVANAYEWAEERYPRVTAEDIRGSGADLVVLPDEPYAFSAADGPEEFPGLDVALVSGRHLTWYGPSLLAARDLLERQLAEVLRTSG
- the npdG gene encoding NADPH-dependent F420 reductase — encoded protein: MPDVKELTIGVLGGTGPLGAGLARRFAAAGVAVVVGSRDAAKGARIAQEILADVPHADVTGSDNAEVARQADVLVVAVPYEGHAELLRGLAAVLAGKIVVDAVNPLGFDKQGAFPLHVDEGSAAQQAAALLPNSRVTAAFHHVSAPLLNDLAVPQVELDVLVLGEGEDREATDTVQALAELIPGVRGIYGGRLRNAHQIEAFTANLIAINRRYKAHSGVRVTDV
- a CDS encoding RNB domain-containing ribonuclease, whose translation is MPTRRLTVRAPLSFDAVRAELEVPAGFPADVLAEAAAAQPALPALDATDVPFVTVDPPGSRDLDQAVHIAARAGGGFRVSYAIADVAAFVRPGGAVDLEARTRGQTLYSPDLRTPLHPPVLGEGAASLLPDQIRPAVLWRIDLSPDGEVAAVDVRRARVRSRAQLEYAGLQAAVDAGTPPEPLALLQQVGELRLALARARHATELEVPEQEIVPAPSGGWTSEFRRELPVERWNAQVSLLTGACAATIMLDGGLGLLRTLPAPRPEDVAALRKLAPALGVPWPAGAEPGDVISALDGATPGQAAFLEHASVLLRGAAYTPFEGTPPADPLHHAVGMPYAHVTAPIRRLVDRFGSEVCLALAAGTPVPDWARAALPELNALMAASNRQAGALERAVVDATEAWLLAGQEGRDFPAVVLDAGRDKGTIVLAEPAVRATCSGADLPVGESITARLEVADPDKRLVRFGRAPVA
- a CDS encoding maleylpyruvate isomerase family mycothiol-dependent enzyme, whose amino-acid sequence is MTEIPYDRMLELIEGRSAALRSALAAALAERVPSCPDWTGRDLIAHLGEVQRFWAVAVVAGKPEIAPEDDDVPEREPTGDLLDWSERSTGALLDALRDAGPDRPVWSWWGPTTAARVARHQLQEAGVHAWDAEDTIGRSGPLPAEIAADGVDEFLSVEVPTNGTWPHPAAAVGLTATDAPADDRRVVLVPAGGTLEPGPATGNAVLGGSASDLILALYGRRPVDSLVVTGDPEVARQFLGWFTTQ
- a CDS encoding helix-turn-helix transcriptional regulator; its protein translation is MDRDFARPLDVDALARVALMSPAHFSRQFHKAYGESPYSYLMTRRIERAKALLRRGDLSVTDVCMMVGCTSLGSFSARFTELVGETPSAYRARDHQALARVPACFTKRMSRPSRH